From Calditrichota bacterium:
TCGACCCAATCCTGACATGCTCGCTCTGATTTTCGTCGCGATCATGGTGGGCATCGCTTTGACGCTGGTGGCCAAGCCCCGCGCGCTCCCGCTCATCCATCTGCTTGAAGCGATCAACGACGTCACAATTGTGCTGATCCGCATTGCCATGCGCCTCGCTCCCTATGGGGTGGCAGCGCTAATTTTCAGCGTAACGTCGCGTTTTGGCTATGACCTGCTCTCTGCGCTGGCAGTGTATGTGGTGACGGTGGTGGCTGGACTTGCTATCCACTTGTTCGGGACATTTTCGGTCCTGTTGGGGTTGTTGAGCCGGTACAACCCGCTCAAGTTCTTCCGCAAGGTGGAGACCGTGATGCTCACCGCCTTTTCTACGAGCTCCAGCAGCGCCACGCTGCCGACCACCATGGCGGTGGCTCAGGAGAACCTGGGCATTCCGCAGAAGATCGCCGGCTTTGTTTTGCCGCTTGGGGCGACGATGAACATGAACGGCACGGCGCTGTTCGAAGGGGTGACAGTGCTCTTTCTGGCGCAGGTGTTCGGTGTGCCGCTGTCGCTGACGATGCAGATTGTCGTCGTCATCATGAGTGTGTTGACGGCAGTGGGTGCGGCGGGGGTGCCGTCCGGGTCCATCCCACTGCTCATCATCGTGCTGGGCATGGTGCACGTGCCCGCGGAAGGGATTGCCATCATCCTTGGGGTGGACCGGTTGCTGGATATGTGCCGCACGGTGCTCAACGTGACAGGCGACATCACCTGTGCGGCGTACATTGCCCGTTCCGAGGGCTTTGCCCTGCGCGAATAGAGGCGGGCTGCGCCCGGGGCGGGACTGCCGCAGGAGATGAAGTTTTCAGGGCTGAATTAGGGAGGGGTGTGAGGATGGCTGAGGTGGAGGAGCGCGGAGTGGGCACCAAGTGGGCTCTGTACGCAGCACTGGGATGGGCGATGGCGTGCGGCATGGTCGGCTCATCCCAGGCGCAGCTGCAGGTGCTGTCGGTAACGCCCCAACACGGGTGCGTGGGGGTGAACCCGAGCATGACCGTGGTCATGGTCTTTACGCGGCCGCTCGACGCGGAGGCGCTCTTTGCCAGTAGCGGCACCTTTGTCAACGCAGGAGCGGCGCCGCCCGGGGCGCTCACGGCACCGCAGGTCCTTAGCCTCAGCAGTGACCGCCGCACCCTCTTTGTGCAACTTAGGCTGGCCCCTGAGAGTCGCGTCCAGTACTCCTTGCTCGGCGCCCGCAGTG
This genomic window contains:
- a CDS encoding dicarboxylate/amino acid:cation symporter, giving the protein RPNPDMLALIFVAIMVGIALTLVAKPRALPLIHLLEAINDVTIVLIRIAMRLAPYGVAALIFSVTSRFGYDLLSALAVYVVTVVAGLAIHLFGTFSVLLGLLSRYNPLKFFRKVETVMLTAFSTSSSSATLPTTMAVAQENLGIPQKIAGFVLPLGATMNMNGTALFEGVTVLFLAQVFGVPLSLTMQIVVVIMSVLTAVGAAGVPSGSIPLLIIVLGMVHVPAEGIAIILGVDRLLDMCRTVLNVTGDITCAAYIARSEGFALRE